Proteins co-encoded in one Apteryx mantelli isolate bAptMan1 chromosome 4, bAptMan1.hap1, whole genome shotgun sequence genomic window:
- the BTBD6 gene encoding BTB/POZ domain-containing protein 6 isoform X1, translating to MPLPHGCLNGRIMKCLTFFLLLPETLKKSKKSVKSNGKVPACYEIVPLSLKKKMAAELYPASANTNIANSNAAATAANSKKNALQLQQSAQPPPPPQLQNLNNNNLESANWQSFHPTLRERNALMFNNELMADVHFIVGPPGASKKVPAHKYVLAVGSSVFYAMFYGDLAEVKSEIHIPDVEPAAFLILLKYMYSDEIDLEADTVLATLYAAKKYIVPALAKACVNFLETSLEAKNACVLLSQSRLFEEPELTQRCWEVIDAQAEMALKSEGFCEIDQQTLEIIVTREALNTKEVVVFEAVLNWAEAECKRQGLPVTPRNKRNVLGKALYLVRIPTMTLEEFANGAAQSDILTLEETHNIFLWYTAANKPKLEFPLTKRKGLVPQRCHRFQSSAYRSNQWRYRGRCDSIQFAVDKRIFIAGLGLYGSSCGKAEYSVKIELKRLGVVLAQNLTKFTSDGSSNTFSVWFEHPVQVEQDTFYNVSAILDGNELSYFGQEGMTEVQCGKVTFQFQCSSDSTNGTGVQGGQIPELIFYA from the exons ATGCCACTGCCCCACGGGTGCCTCAATGGCAGGATCATGAAGTGTTTgactttctttcttctgcttccagAGACCTTAAAGAAGTCCAAAAAGAGCGTGAAGTCAAACGGCAAGGTGCCAGCATGCTATGAGATAGTGCCCCTCTCCCTGAAGAAGAAGATGGCTGCAGAACTTTACCCTGCCAGCGCCAACACCAATATCGCAAACAGCaacgccgccgccaccgctgccaaCAGCAAGAAGAACGCgctgcagctccagcagagcgcccagccgcccccgccgccccagcTCCAGAACCTCAACAACAACAACTTGGAGAGCGCCAACTGGCAGTCCTTCCACCCCACGCTGCGCGAGAG GAACGCGCTGATGTTCAATAACGAGCTCATGGCTGACGTTCACTTCATCGTGGGCCCGCCAGGGGCATCCAAGAAAGTTCCTGCCCATAAG TATGTCTTGGCAGTTGGTAGCTCTGTCTTCTACGCTATGTTTTATGGTGATCTTGCAGAGGTCAAATCTGAAATCCATATACCAGATGTGGAACCTGCAGCCTTTCTAATCCTATTAAA ATACATGTATAGTGATGAGATTGACCTGGAAGCTGACACAGTTCTGGCTACGCTGTATGCTGCCAAGAAGTACATTGTGCCGGCCCTAGCAAAGGCTTGCGTCAATTTTCTGGAGACGAGTTTAGAAGCAAAAAACGCTTGCGTCCTGCTGTCTCAGAGCAGGCTCTTCGAGGAGCCAGAACTGACGCAGCGCTGCTGGGAAGTGATTGATGCTCAAGCAGAAATGGCACTGAAGTCAGAAGGCTTCTGCGAAATAGATCAGCAAACACTAGAGATCATTGTAACCCGGGAGGCGCTCAACACCAAGGAAGTGGTGGTTTTTGAGGCTGTTCTCAACTGGGCAGAGGCTGAATGCAAAAGGCAAGGGCTGCCAGTTACGCCGCGGAACAAGAGGAATGTACTGGGAAAAGCTCTGTACTTGGTGCGGATTCCAACTATGACTTTGGAAGAGTTTGCCAACGGCGCTGCCCAGTCTGACATCCTTACCCTTGAGGAAACTCACAACATATTCCTATGGTACACGGCTGCAAACAAACCCAAACTAGAGTTTCCACTGACCAAAAGGAAAGGACTTGTCCCTCAGCGATGCCACCGCTTTCAGTCATCTGCGTATCGCAGTAACCAGTGGAGGTACAGAGGGCGGTGTGACAGTATTCAGTTTGCTGTAGACAAACGGATATTTATAGCGGGACTGGGTTTGTATGGGTCAAGCTGTGGCAAGGCTGAATACAGTGTCAAAATTGAACTGAAACGCTTGGGAGTGGTCCTCGCTCAAAATCTGACAAAGTTTACCTCTGACGGATCCAGTAATACTTTTTCTGTATGGTTTGAACACCCTGTGCAGGTCGAGCAAGATACTTTTTACAATGTAAGTGCTATTCTCGATGGCAACGAACTCAGTTACTTTGGGCAAGAGGGAATGACTGAAGTGCAGTGTGGCAAAGTGACATTCCAGTTCCAGTGCTCCTCGGACAGTACTAATGGGACTGGAGTACAAGGAGGACAAATACCTGAGCTCATCTTCTATGCATGA
- the BTBD6 gene encoding BTB/POZ domain-containing protein 6 isoform X2 — MAAELYPASANTNIANSNAAATAANSKKNALQLQQSAQPPPPPQLQNLNNNNLESANWQSFHPTLRERNALMFNNELMADVHFIVGPPGASKKVPAHKYVLAVGSSVFYAMFYGDLAEVKSEIHIPDVEPAAFLILLKYMYSDEIDLEADTVLATLYAAKKYIVPALAKACVNFLETSLEAKNACVLLSQSRLFEEPELTQRCWEVIDAQAEMALKSEGFCEIDQQTLEIIVTREALNTKEVVVFEAVLNWAEAECKRQGLPVTPRNKRNVLGKALYLVRIPTMTLEEFANGAAQSDILTLEETHNIFLWYTAANKPKLEFPLTKRKGLVPQRCHRFQSSAYRSNQWRYRGRCDSIQFAVDKRIFIAGLGLYGSSCGKAEYSVKIELKRLGVVLAQNLTKFTSDGSSNTFSVWFEHPVQVEQDTFYNVSAILDGNELSYFGQEGMTEVQCGKVTFQFQCSSDSTNGTGVQGGQIPELIFYA, encoded by the exons ATGGCTGCAGAACTTTACCCTGCCAGCGCCAACACCAATATCGCAAACAGCaacgccgccgccaccgctgccaaCAGCAAGAAGAACGCgctgcagctccagcagagcgcccagccgcccccgccgccccagcTCCAGAACCTCAACAACAACAACTTGGAGAGCGCCAACTGGCAGTCCTTCCACCCCACGCTGCGCGAGAG GAACGCGCTGATGTTCAATAACGAGCTCATGGCTGACGTTCACTTCATCGTGGGCCCGCCAGGGGCATCCAAGAAAGTTCCTGCCCATAAG TATGTCTTGGCAGTTGGTAGCTCTGTCTTCTACGCTATGTTTTATGGTGATCTTGCAGAGGTCAAATCTGAAATCCATATACCAGATGTGGAACCTGCAGCCTTTCTAATCCTATTAAA ATACATGTATAGTGATGAGATTGACCTGGAAGCTGACACAGTTCTGGCTACGCTGTATGCTGCCAAGAAGTACATTGTGCCGGCCCTAGCAAAGGCTTGCGTCAATTTTCTGGAGACGAGTTTAGAAGCAAAAAACGCTTGCGTCCTGCTGTCTCAGAGCAGGCTCTTCGAGGAGCCAGAACTGACGCAGCGCTGCTGGGAAGTGATTGATGCTCAAGCAGAAATGGCACTGAAGTCAGAAGGCTTCTGCGAAATAGATCAGCAAACACTAGAGATCATTGTAACCCGGGAGGCGCTCAACACCAAGGAAGTGGTGGTTTTTGAGGCTGTTCTCAACTGGGCAGAGGCTGAATGCAAAAGGCAAGGGCTGCCAGTTACGCCGCGGAACAAGAGGAATGTACTGGGAAAAGCTCTGTACTTGGTGCGGATTCCAACTATGACTTTGGAAGAGTTTGCCAACGGCGCTGCCCAGTCTGACATCCTTACCCTTGAGGAAACTCACAACATATTCCTATGGTACACGGCTGCAAACAAACCCAAACTAGAGTTTCCACTGACCAAAAGGAAAGGACTTGTCCCTCAGCGATGCCACCGCTTTCAGTCATCTGCGTATCGCAGTAACCAGTGGAGGTACAGAGGGCGGTGTGACAGTATTCAGTTTGCTGTAGACAAACGGATATTTATAGCGGGACTGGGTTTGTATGGGTCAAGCTGTGGCAAGGCTGAATACAGTGTCAAAATTGAACTGAAACGCTTGGGAGTGGTCCTCGCTCAAAATCTGACAAAGTTTACCTCTGACGGATCCAGTAATACTTTTTCTGTATGGTTTGAACACCCTGTGCAGGTCGAGCAAGATACTTTTTACAATGTAAGTGCTATTCTCGATGGCAACGAACTCAGTTACTTTGGGCAAGAGGGAATGACTGAAGTGCAGTGTGGCAAAGTGACATTCCAGTTCCAGTGCTCCTCGGACAGTACTAATGGGACTGGAGTACAAGGAGGACAAATACCTGAGCTCATCTTCTATGCATGA